One window of the Granulicella arctica genome contains the following:
- a CDS encoding 50S ribosomal protein L25 — MAAPTTFPAVVATPREGKFNKNAARRVRVSGKIPAVVYGAGEDAVAVTVDPRIITKILHSESGHNTIFDLDVTGASLVKAMIVDWQNEPIKGTLLHIDLKRIAMNKMMRVSVPIQLTGVPVGVKTQGGILEHVLREVEIECLPGDIPSHLDVDVSGLELNSAIHISDLPHSGSIKYLGEEDATVAHVTTIKEEEVAADAVAAAPAEPVVAKKGKTDAPEAAADTKGKK, encoded by the coding sequence ATGGCAGCACCTACTACATTTCCAGCCGTTGTCGCCACGCCCCGCGAGGGCAAGTTCAACAAGAACGCCGCACGCCGGGTTCGCGTTTCGGGCAAAATTCCTGCAGTCGTTTACGGCGCGGGCGAAGATGCCGTCGCGGTCACAGTTGACCCACGCATCATCACCAAAATTCTGCACTCTGAGTCCGGCCACAACACCATCTTCGACCTCGATGTCACCGGCGCTTCGCTGGTAAAGGCGATGATCGTCGACTGGCAGAATGAGCCGATCAAGGGCACGCTGCTGCACATCGATCTGAAGCGCATCGCGATGAACAAGATGATGCGTGTCTCCGTGCCGATCCAGTTGACCGGCGTTCCGGTTGGCGTGAAGACGCAGGGCGGCATTCTGGAGCATGTTCTGCGCGAGGTCGAGATCGAATGCCTCCCGGGCGATATCCCGAGCCACCTCGATGTCGATGTCAGCGGCCTCGAACTCAATAGCGCGATCCATATCTCGGATCTCCCACACTCTGGCTCGATCAAGTACCTTGGTGAAGAGGATGCGACGGTTGCTCACGTAACGACGATCAAGGAAGAGGAAGTTGCGGCTGATGCAGTTGCCGCAGCGCCTGCTGAGCCAGTGGTTGCCAAGAAGGGCAAGACCGATGCGCCAGAGGCGGCAGCGGATACCAAGGGCAAGAAGTAG